In one window of Pseudomonas benzenivorans DNA:
- the lapG gene encoding cysteine protease LapG: MQPQQRIHGWNLRLHRLWIGFGVLCVGLSGALANWDFALVLLNAERRYGELGTARQRIEAWDALIKTSANLPERALLGEVNGFFNRQLRFVGDDRNWRQKDYWATPVESLVKGAGDCEDYSIAKYFTLRRLGIPSDKLRITYVKALRQNQAHMVLTYYSSPAADPLVLDNLINGIQPASQRKDLLPVYAFNAEGLYLPGSRIRKSDTKKLSRWQNLLQKMRAEGFAIGDG; the protein is encoded by the coding sequence ATGCAGCCACAGCAGCGCATTCATGGATGGAACCTGCGTCTGCACCGGCTGTGGATCGGCTTCGGGGTGCTGTGCGTTGGACTGAGCGGCGCCCTGGCCAACTGGGACTTCGCCCTCGTTTTGCTGAATGCCGAGAGACGCTATGGCGAGCTCGGCACGGCCAGACAACGGATCGAGGCGTGGGATGCGTTGATCAAAACCAGCGCCAACCTGCCAGAAAGGGCCCTGCTCGGCGAGGTCAATGGCTTCTTCAACCGCCAGCTGCGCTTCGTCGGCGATGATCGCAACTGGCGACAAAAGGACTACTGGGCCACCCCGGTCGAGTCCTTGGTCAAGGGCGCCGGCGACTGCGAGGACTATTCCATCGCCAAGTACTTCACCCTGCGGCGCCTCGGCATCCCCAGCGACAAACTGCGCATCACCTATGTCAAGGCCCTGCGCCAGAACCAGGCGCACATGGTGCTGACCTATTACAGCAGCCCCGCCGCCGATCCCTTGGTGCTGGACAACCTGATCAATGGAATCCAGCCGGCATCGCAACGCAAAGACCTGCTTCCGGTATACGCCTTCAATGCCGAGGGCCTGTATCTGCCGGGCTCACGCATCAGGAAGAGCGACACCAAGAAACTCTCGCGCTGGCAGAACCTGCTGCAGAAGATGCGCGCGGAGGGCTTCGCCATCGGCGATGGCTAA
- a CDS encoding YbaN family protein, with amino-acid sequence MAHGDIRESNHRSVRYALLAVGWLCVLLGVVGIFLPVLPTTPFLLLAAACFVRSSKRFYHWLVCHPHLGPWIRDYLEGQGIPRRAKVYALTLMWLSIAFSCYLVPLPWARAFMLTSAVLVSLYILKQKTLPNP; translated from the coding sequence ATGGCGCACGGCGATATCCGCGAAAGCAACCACCGCAGCGTGCGCTATGCGCTGCTCGCGGTGGGCTGGCTGTGTGTGCTGCTCGGGGTGGTCGGCATCTTCCTGCCGGTGCTGCCGACCACGCCCTTCCTGCTCCTGGCTGCGGCCTGTTTCGTGCGTAGCTCCAAGCGCTTCTACCACTGGCTGGTGTGTCACCCACATCTGGGGCCATGGATTCGTGACTACCTCGAGGGCCAAGGCATCCCGCGCCGCGCCAAGGTCTATGCCCTGACCCTGATGTGGCTGAGCATCGCCTTCTCCTGCTACCTGGTGCCGCTACCCTGGGCGCGCGCCTTCATGCTGACCAGCGCGGTGCTGGTCAGCCTGTACATCCTCAAGCAGAAGACCCTGCCCAACCCTTGA
- a CDS encoding YecA family protein, whose translation MSFAEQLSRLQAFLDADELHDEALDYVAAHGYLTALSICPEPIPEREWIDALFAEPPHYRSDAEREEIEATLLQLKAHIARQLASDDDPEMPCELDLGDEPDDSDLRGWCIGFMEGVFLRESIWFEDAEDEVSELLLPIMVGSGLFDEQPEFAEIARDQDLVDSMVEQIPELLTALFLLCHAPEEKPALLKPRHH comes from the coding sequence ATGTCCTTCGCCGAGCAACTGTCCCGCCTGCAAGCCTTCCTAGATGCCGATGAGCTGCACGATGAGGCCTTGGACTATGTGGCCGCCCATGGCTATCTCACGGCTCTGTCGATCTGCCCGGAGCCGATTCCGGAGCGTGAATGGATCGACGCACTGTTCGCCGAGCCGCCGCATTATCGCAGCGACGCCGAGCGCGAGGAGATCGAAGCGACCCTGCTGCAACTCAAGGCCCACATCGCCCGCCAGCTGGCCAGCGACGATGATCCGGAGATGCCTTGCGAACTCGACCTGGGCGACGAACCTGACGATTCCGACCTGCGCGGCTGGTGCATCGGCTTCATGGAAGGGGTATTCCTGCGCGAATCGATCTGGTTCGAAGACGCCGAAGACGAGGTCAGCGAACTGCTGCTGCCGATCATGGTCGGTTCGGGCCTGTTCGACGAACAGCCGGAGTTCGCCGAAATCGCCCGTGACCAGGACCTGGTCGACAGCATGGTCGAGCAGATCCCCGAGCTGCTGACTGCGCTGTTCCTGCTGTGCCATGCCCCGGAAGAAAAGCCGGCACTGCTCAAGCCACGCCACCACTAA